From the Xyrauchen texanus isolate HMW12.3.18 chromosome 37, RBS_HiC_50CHRs, whole genome shotgun sequence genome, one window contains:
- the LOC127630539 gene encoding SAP30-binding protein-like, whose protein sequence is MASSKKSALLSSLAAYGDDSEQDSDPDSDPDSTKSHGGLVSASYGVDDVSRVEEADEKGSENEDSDDSARNSEDEESDSGRAQDDVKDVQEGETKDPQELVAQFSEKVRNMSPDEIRIPPEPPGRCSSHLQEKIYKLYERKQHGDFDTNSHIQNKKEFRNPSIYEKLIQFCGIDELGTNYPKDMFDPHGWSEDSYYEALAKAQKVEIDKLEKAKKERTKIEFVTGTKKGTITNAAAMTTNTTTASSTDAQKRKSKWDSAVPVTLAQPALLTTTATLPGVVSVTTTASGTKTTVISAVGTILKKAKQ, encoded by the exons ATGGCGAGCAGTAAAAAGAGTGCGCTTCTTTCCTCTCTAGCGGCTTATGGAGACGATTCAGAGCAAGATTCGGACCCAGATTCGGACCCAGATTCGACGA AATCTCATGGCGGATTGGTGTCGGCCAGTTACGGGGTGGATGACGTGAGTCGCGTGGAGGAAGCAGATGAAAAGGGCTCAGAGAATGAGGACAGTGATGACAGCGCCAGAAATTCG GAAGATGAGGAGTCAGACTCAGGGCGAGCCCAAGATGATGTGAAG GACGTGCAGGAAGGAGAGACCAAAGACCCCCAAGAGCTTGTTG caCAGTTTTCTGAGAAGGTTCGGAACATGTCGCCTGATGAGATCCGAATTCCTCCTGAACCACCTGGGCGTTGTTCCAGTCATCTGCAG GAAAAGATATATAAACTTTACGAAAGGAAGCAACATGGAGACTTTGACACAAACAGCCACATACAGAATAAGAAAGAGTTCCGCAACCCAAG tatttatgaGAAGCTAATCCAGTTCTGTGGCATAGACGAACTTGGAACCAATTATCCAAAA GACATGTTTGACCCCCATGGCTGGTCGGAGGATTCCTATTATGAGGCACTAG CCAAAGCtcagaaagtggagattgacaaaCTGGAAAAAGCTAAAAAGGAGAGGACTAAG ATTGAGTTTGTGACTGGCACCAAAAAGGGCACCATTACTAATGCGGCGGCCATGACCACAAACACCACAACTGCCTCATCTACAG ATGCCCAGAAGAGAAAGAGTAAGTGGGACTCAGCAGTACCGGTGACCCTGGCACAGCCTGCTCTCCTCACCACCACTGCCACCCTCCCTGGAGTCGTCTCTGTGACCACAACAGCTAGCGGCACCAAGACTACAGTCATCTCTGCAGTGGGAACCATTCTCAAAAAAGCTAAGCAATGA